AATGAGTTGATTATGATAAGATAATACCAGCTTCCTATTGGCTTCTGTAGGATTCCAAAGAAACCAGTAAATAGGAGTTAGATAGGATAATACCAGCTTCCTTTTGGCCTCTGTAGGACTCATCCCTTCGTCTCTTTACAGCGTGTTGCACTCGTATCCTTCCTTATCCTGGCCGTAGTGGTCATGACTATGGCTGACCCAGACCCAGGCTATGGTAAAGGTCATGGTCACGGTCATGGTGGCTATGGCCATGGTCATGGTGGGCACGGGCACGGCCATGGTGGGTATGGAAAAGGACATGGTCACGGTCATGGAGGATACGGCAAAGGGCATGGTCATGGCTCATGGCGGGTATGGCAAAGGTCATGGGCACGGACATGGTCATGGTGGAGTATGGCAAAGGTCATGGACATGGTCATGGAGGCTATGGCAAAGGTCATGGTCACGGTCACGGAGGCTATGGCAAAGGTCATGGGCACGGTCATGGTCATGGAGGCTATGGCAAAGGTCATGGTCATGGTCATGGTGGATATggtaaataaatatctattaatattttttttaattatatctatcAAACATACTGAATTACTATTTAACTATtgattaaactaaataaatatctgttcatattttttcaattatatttttatacagtttggTTTACTATTTAACCattaattaaaaactatttaatatAAACCTAACAAGCTTTacataatctaaataaaaaaaaaatcttgtaaaaccaaaattcacatttttttaaaacttgaaaagacTTAAAACCTAAATTCTCTATCAATTAATCTTTAATGCTTTcataaatactttaatatttcataattcctataatatttcataatttctataatttttcctAATTACTTTAGTATTTCCTAATTACTTTAATGGGTCATAGTTACTCTAATGTTTCATAATTACTTTAATAGCAATTCTCAGTTCTATTATTTCCTATCAGTTTCTCGtcttagtaatattttttatgaactcaaaaatactcataaaacttattattttttttatctttttcaggttACCACTAAAGTCTGATTTGTAACGAAATTCgacttcataaataaatatttattgagcaaccttttgttttcattatacgCATGGAATTATGATTCCATTTTTCATCCATAAGGGAgtgcaaacatatttttttaattgaaaaatatagctttttaaaagcgagttttgaaaaattgatatgataaaaatggacatatatatatatataatatacatacatatatatatatatatatatatatatatatatatatatatatatatacatatatatatatacagtatatgtatataatctatatatatatgaatatacatatatatatatatatatatatatatatgtatatatacatatatgtatatatatacatatatatttttgaaaagggTCACGTTGAAACTCACCTTTCTAAAGAATTAGAATAatctttgaaagatttttctaagatacaaaacacaagagaaaatgagaaaatagaaaCTTCTCAGTGAACCTGACATTTTACTTGTGAGCAGAAACTCTGATGAACAATAGAGAAATTAGAAATTGCCtctgaaaatgtttatattaatgGTCTTGATTTGATCAATGTTTCATattggattatctctctctctctctctctctctctctctctctctctctctctctctacacacacacacatatataaataaatatatatatatatatatatatatatatatatatatatatatatgtatatatatatatatatatatatatatatatatatatatatatatatatatatacatatatatatacatactgtatatatatagaatttatataaatatattgtatataattatatatatatacatatatatatatatatatttatatatatatatatatatatatatatatatatatatatatatatatatatatatatatatatatatatatatatatatatatatatgtatgatgtattgagagagagaaaagaggaactgAATATGAAAGTTGCTTAAATCTAGACCAGTGACAAAAACATTTCCAGTTACCGTTgtctattgtttattgtttacataaCCGAAAGAACGATATTTAcgtaaataaaacattcattacttgagagagagagagagagagagagagagagaagtggttcgTGCAACACTTCATTAGCATTCATACGTCAGACGAGGTGTGACTGAGAGAAATGAATGCTTCAGAACGACTGTTAAAGATCAGTACTAAGCAAATAATCTGCAACGCCTCAGTGACTTTCGATTACGTCATTTTTCTCACTCGTGGGTGGGTGTGCGCATGCGCTCGCGCCTGCGCGTTGACTTGCGCCCTGCGATTTGGGGCTAAATGAATCCTtggttctgtttttttcttttttaaatttcccatataaaagttttattttgatgttaatataactaataaataaatttttatttagtttcttcatATTGTTCTCGTACcgaaattgattgatttattatagTAAACTGAATGAGAACATCTTTAACGGGAACTATATAGCCACTAGTTTCTTCATTTCAATAACTATGATAATAGCCActtaataataaacagttttgtaagtgaataaaaaaaagtttttaacaggCAGTATATAGTCAAtagttttttcatttcagtgactATAATGATACCCACTTAATAATGAACAGTTTTTTATTGAATAGAAACGCGTTTGAATGGACGTATAttgtcaatagttttttttatttcaatgtctATGATAAAAGGCACGTAATAATAAACTGGTTTTTATTGAATGAAAAACTTTTCAACAGGAAATATATAGTcaattgtttcttcatttcagtgaTTATGATagagctatttaaaaaaaacagttttgctttgaataaaacagtttttaacaGGAAGTATATAGCCACTAGTTTCTTCATTTCAATGATTATGGTAATAgctacttaataaaaaaaaaaacgaaacgtATTTACACGATTTTGAAAAAGAAGACAAGTCTGTTAAATGTTAGAACACTTCaagatttatgaatgaaaatcttGCCTGCTTAATTTCTTCTGTAACATTATTGATGTAACTTCCAGATAGAAATTAAGAGAACAAATTCTGTATGTGCTATTGGCGAGTAAAATTAGTTGCATAAAAATCATATGAAGCTTGTGTTAGTATGAAGCTTGCTTTAATATGAAGCTACTTATTCACTGAAAGATATAAGTTTGAAATATGAAACTAATTATATCAAATATCTTCTGGTGCATTTAAGATTTAAGGTAAATGATATTTTCCAATATGGAAATACAGTATAATTGGTGTAAGGAAGACTCATTTGGTTTTATGCTGCATTCTCTGTTCCGTatattaaaaatagtaaatattcatttctatttgacCGATAATGTTGTTCTTATACCATGAATAAGATATTTCAAGAATGAAGGTGTGACTTGTGGAAAAAACCTACTACCAATTTCTTACGAAGGGAATTCTTAcattggaaaggaaaatgagccTGACTTGTTGCCAATGTACTTTATTGCGTCACAGTTTGCCtgcctttctctctgcttgcataTCCGGACATCATTCCTTCCTGTtagctttttttctgtccgccctcagatcttaaaaaactactgaggctagagggctgtaaattgatacgttgatcatccaccctccaatcatcaaacgtaccaaattgcagccctctagcttcagtagtttttattttatttaagggtaaattgtactattcatttttcttccctATTCTTTAATTCCTGCTCCGTAAGAACAGGAGTAAACAGGAAATCAATGACTCGAACGTAGCCAGCAACCAATCAATCATGATCGTTATTCGTAAACTAAAGTGAACGAACTTAGCTTGGTGCTCCCCTCCCCCGGTACCCCCACCCTTGccccccatacacacacatacacacacacacacgcacacacatacacaggtacGCAGACACACCTTTTACCTTTCTTCGTTTCCACCCTACTGAAGACCAGAGCAACatggccgctatataaaccgccggACATATGGTCCAGTATCCATTCCTTTGATAATATCCAAACAGTCATCATGGTAAGAAATAGCACAGAGTATAAAGTTTTATTCATTAACTTGCTTTTATGTGtagcatgtatatttatttaacgtTGCTTAAAAAGATCCATTTCAGTTTCAAAGTGTTCggttatatgaaatattttaagatatttattttctataaggtGCATTTTAGTCATCATGATAAGAAATAGCACAGAtcaaaaagttttattcattaaCTTGCTTTTATGTgtcacatgtatatttatttaacgtTGCTTAAAAAGATCCATTTCAGTTTCAAAGTGTTCGgttacatgaaatattttaagatatttattttctataaggtGCATTTTAACCCTATAGTCTTCCATTCAAAgcgaattatttttattgacctttattttcattttgccatGCAACTTCGTTTTGACaagatacattttcttttaataattttctttacacgTGAACTATTTCAAAACAACAGTTTAATATTCACTTGCCATTTTACAGCATCATAAGCTTTGAACTGATATAGTTCCATGtccattttataatattatactaTCATTCATAACCATTTTACTACTGAACTTCATTTTGACAGGCCGGATCTTTATCTTAAATTCTCTCACctacacaaaatattttgaaatatttaattattattctcttGCAATCTTCAGGCaatatacattttacacacaaaaaaaatctcttattcACAATGAACATATTTATCGAGTCATTCACTTTCAAATTCCTATAGAACTCCATTGTGATAAGATATACTTTCACTTCATAATCTCTCATTCGCATAAAATAATCTGGAATTATTTCCTTCTGTTCAGCATTCCGTAAGAATGCATTTTATCGAAACAATCTTTCATTCACAGTGAATGTTTCTCTTCagtcattcattttccattttcattttcacattaatTGTCCCATGGAACCTCCTTTTACTTGATATAATCCATAATAATTTGTTCCTATTTAACGTTCTGTAAAAATACGTTTTATCCAAACAATCTTCCAATCACAATGAATGTTTctcttttgtcattcattttcatgttcatatttattttccaatgGAACCACCATTTacctgaaataattaaaaaaagatttgttCCTATTCAACATtctgttaaaatacattttatccaaGCAGTcttttattcagtgaatgtttctcttgtcattcattgttcatttccattttatttccctAAGGAACTTTCCATTTACATAAAGTAAtctaatataatttgtttttattcaacattctgtaaaaatgcattttatcgAAACAATCTTTCATTCACAGTGAATGTTTCTcttcagtcattcattttcattttcccataaaGCCCCAGTTCATTGACAAAGTGAAAATGATACATTTTCACTTTATAACTTCCAATTCCAAAATAGTGAATGTACCTCTTCAGTCATTCATTCTCATTTCCATTTCTATTTTCCCATGAAACTTCAATTTATggataaattgaaaatgataCAGTTTTATCACTATAATTTCCAGTTTCCAtaagattattaatttattaatttatcatttacatattcattaattacattaattcgtTTCCTCAGCGTATAGCTCTAGCAGCACTCCTTATACTGGTAGCGGTGGCCATGGCTATGGCCGACCCTGACCCCAGTTTTGGTAAAGGATACGGCGGCGGGGGATACGGCGGCGGGGGATACGGTGGAGGGGGATACGGCGGTGGGGATACGGCGGTGGGGGATACGGTAAAGGACACGGTGGCTACGGGAAAGGCTGTTGCAGCTACGGGAAAGGATACGGCAAAGGACATGGTGGAGGATATGGCCATGGTGGATACGGCGGCGGTGGTGGCTACGGGAAAGGACACGGCAAAGGACACGGAGGTGGATACGGCGGCGGCGGTGGCTACGGGAAAGGACACGGGAAAGGACACGGCGGAGGATATGGCCATGGAGGATACGGCGGCGGCGGTGGCTACGGAAAAGGCCATGGAAAAGGATACGGCAAAGGACACGGTGGTGGAGGATACGGTCACGGTGGCTACGGCGGTGGTTACGGCGGTGGCTACGGCAAGGGACACGGGAAAGGATACGGCAAAGGACATGGTGGAGGAGGATATGGTGAGTGAAGATATTAAATgctaaataatttcttaaaagatttataaaattttatatgaattaaactCTGTTAATCACATAATAATCTTATTTG
This genomic stretch from Macrobrachium rosenbergii isolate ZJJX-2024 chromosome 23, ASM4041242v1, whole genome shotgun sequence harbors:
- the LOC136851177 gene encoding uncharacterized protein, which codes for MAMADPDPSFGKGYGGGGYGGGGYGGGGYGGGDTAVGDTVKDTVATGKAVAATGKDTAKDMVEDMAMVDTAAVVATGKDTAKDTEVDTAAAVATGKDTGKDTAEDMAMEDTAAAVATEKAMEKDTAKDTVVEDTVTVATAVVTAVATARDTGKDTAKDMVEEDMVITEVLPSVNIFYE
- the LOC136851176 gene encoding uncharacterized protein — its product is MRVALVSFLILAVVVMTMADPDPGYGKGHGHGHGGYGHGHGGHGHGHGGYGKGHGHGHGGYGKGHGHGSWRVWQRSWARTWSWWSMAKVMDMVMEAMAKVMVTVTEAMAKVMGTVMVMEAMAKVMVMVMVDMVTTKV